The DNA sequence TTAAGTTTGTTCTCTTGTTCAGAAGCAGGTTTTGTGATCGAGAATTGGGGCGGTTGTATAATAGCATCATGAGATTCAAAAAAGGGAGCAATGTGGAAGTCCTGAGGAAAAAGGAGGTGCCTTCAGGATCTTGGTGCTGTGCCAAGATCATCTGCCGTGACGGCCACAAGTATACTGTTAGATATGATGGAGTAGAGGCTGCTAATGATGAGACCGTTGTGGAGAGGGTACACAGAACTGCAATTAGGCCTTGCCCTCCTCCACTGGAAGTTACAGAGAATTGGGTTCCTGGTGATGTTGTTGAGGTATTCGACAATTTTTCATGGAAAATGGCAACTATTTCTGATGTTTTAGGGAGCAAGTACTTTTTGGTCAGGATAGTTGGATCCTGCCGGGAATATAAAGTTGGGAAACTGGAAGTTCGAGTCAGACAGTTCTGGCAAGATGACAAATGGGTTGTGGTTGGAAAGGTAATATCATCTGAATCTTTTGCAGTTTTAAGAGCAAAATTCTTTTGAGTGTTGAGGATCTTCTTGTGATATCTATGTTTCATCCAATATTTATTCTTTCTTTGAACTCCATATTTAGGTGTTTCACTTTGAATATTTGAAGTTGAAATTTAGTCTGTTATAACGGCTATATAATACAGCTTTCACAAGCTGTTATCTATGTTGCTTTCACGTGCTAATTTCTTCTTAACTTTCTGGCACTCAGGGTTCAAGCCAATATGAGAATGGAAAACATGGTGCAATTTCAACTCTAAAGTACAGCCAAAAATCATGCCTTGAAGCTCAGAAAGTCAATTTCCAGAAATCCCACACTGCATCCTCTCAGAATCTGAAGAGAGGATCATCCTACTTGTATTCTCAAGATGAAGCGCATGGTGGAGGTACTGAGAAGTTTCGAGTAGTTGAGAAAGAATGCAGGTGTCACAGAGTCATTGCTAGCAACTTATCTAGATTTGCTGAACAGGTAGATGTTGCTTTGCCAAGTCAGATGCTGGGTGGAAAAGAAATACGTGCTTCTCTTAACAACGGAACAACTGTATTGTCTGTGGTTGATTTAGAAAAGAGGAACCCAAGTGGTAATGTTGGGTGTTTATTTGCTGTTAACTTAAAGTCGGAAGATGTCGATACTGTTACGTGCTCGGTAGGTAGTTGTAGCATCGGTAGCAATGATCCCTATAAGTCACCTCATCATGTTTCTTCTGGATCTACTGGAGATTTTGAAGACCAGTTTTGTGATGCTCAATCTGTTTGTCAGTTGGGATATGAGGAAGGAAACTGTGTCCTTCCcacaaagaaagatttggctgCTGAGATCCATAGGTTAGAGCTGCAAGCCTACCGTTGCACGATAGAGGCATTGCATGCATCAGGACCTTTAAGCTGGGAGCAAGAAGAATTGGTGACAAATCTTCGTCTTTCGCTTCATATATCAAATGATGAACATTTAATGGAGCTTAGAAACTTAATTTCTACAGATAACAACATTCAAATTAGATGACAGGAAAACGGGAATTATGTCTTGTGATTCATTTTTCCTTCTAGCTGTAGAATCTGATGAAAGATTTTCATAATGACCTGGCTGCACTGTAAGAAACAAGATGAGTTGTTTTCACATCCTTTTGTATTTAGTAAAACACAGTGGTTCAGTTCAAAGTTCAGACTCAATGTAGTACAAACTTTTCTAAGTACACATCATAGACATCTTTCTGTATCAATCATATTCTTCTGTTTGTCTTTCTCTGGGGTTGTACTAATAGCAATATCATGATTATGAGGTTCATCATATGTTTATATAGGAAGTTGCCTATATATGTAACTGTTTGAGATGTTATGGATGTTTTCCTGCAAGTAATCAACTTGTAAGTTTGATTTGCATAtgtctattttatttttggttctcttttttgtttgtaaAGCTTGCAGCTTTCTCTTAGATGTCCTGATCATGAGATATATCATAGTTATATGTGTACATGACGTGATTGTCACCCTATCACTTGGAAGTATACCATTTCATTTGTGGACAAGTATTGATGCTTCCCCTGGGTTTTCCAGGGCCTAAGTAGGAGGATTGTCCCCTTACTTCCAAGTCTCCAAAGTTGATGCTGGGGCTGGCCAGCTTTCTCTCGGTTACAGGACGGCTTATGATGCTGTATTACATTTGGTTTCTGCATTCTTCCATTTCAGGCCACCTGTGAGCCTTAGATGCCTGTTTTGCTGAAGGGTGTAAGACAAGAATCTTGTGGCTGACATGGGGATGACCTGAGATGTGGATGCTTGAAAGGTTTTATTTCAAACCTCTGCTTCAGCTCATTCATGTACAATTGATTTGACTTGCTGATTTCTGTTATTAGTCTCAATCTGTTAGAAATTTCTATCTTGTGAACACAGTTGCATTTCATAttgtctttccttttcttttggtgCCTTTCTTGTTTAGTCTGGATATTGTAATTGTATACAAGGGCAATATCTTGATTCAGTCAATACAAGAAATTTCTAAAATGAAGTGAAGTAGCAAGAAACCTTACCTGGAGAGAATTGTTGTGCTGATTATTCTGAAGTCAAATGTATAGTATGAAGAACTTGAGGATATTTTAggttattttcaattttatgaCTTGGTCAAAACTTCAATcatgattttgagatgaagacTCAACAACCTCTACTTGCTTATAAGTCTACTTGTGATGCAACATACTCATAGGTGCCTCTGAAATTTGTAACTTGATGACTTTTACATGTAACTTCTGCAATAGATGCAATGAATATAATCTGAAACTTATATGCATGCACATCTGCACACATGCCTCCTCTATGATGCTTGCTTGACCACTTTGTGGGCTGAAGATGGTTTTGATTGCTAGCTTCCTAAACATTCTCTTTGGGAGATGTATAATCTATTGACTATAACTGTATTAGTGAAAGTGTgattttgtttcattgcatggtGGCTCACTTGATAGCATACAGGTTGGCATCTTACTATGATCAGCAAGAATATGTAATTTGCTCTCAAATTGTCCATAAAATTTTTGATAATCAGTAACCAAATTGCCAACTTTCTGAGTGTCAGTAGTAGGAAGATATCATCTCCTGTTTGACCACCGAATTCCCTACTGCCTATTCATTATATGTTTCCTTTTGAACTTATCTGCTTGGTACTGTTGCATTGCTCATTTGGTCCCTCGCATCTGCTGCTTTATGCTATGGTGATTATGTTAAATATTCATTTGAACCAGTGAGCAGAGTATCGAATGAACATGTGCGGATGGTATGGGTAACTTAAAGGTAACAAATCTGATGATAATAGATGGTTACTGAGCCCACATAGACAAATGAAAATATAACTTGTTGTGCATGTTCCGTTTGGCGTGAATGACCTCAGAATGTCTTTTCATTCCTCCATCTCAAGCTGTATACATCTCACTTGTTTCTGTTGCGTGGCTTCAAGTTTTGATTTACGCAGCCTGGAATTACAGTTTTTACGGTTTCTGCTGCAGAATTGTTCTATGAGAAATATATATCAGTTTGGTCAATCCTCCGGAAACTAAGTAGAGAGCTTTGAACGGTGTTAATCACCAActttatttactttttggcaAGATTGGAGGAACTAGTAAATCAGGCCTACTCAGTATTTTGTTCAATTTGATGGAACTATTTGAGGATCTTGAGCATATGATCTGACAAATTCATTGAACTGCATCAGCAAAATATCATTGCTTTGGCAAATCAAATGATTAAGctaaaattttttttgttcacaTGTACATTCGTCCCTGACATTCTTTTGGACAATGCAGTGGAATTCTGAAGCCGAATTTTCATTGATTGTTTTTCGTACTTGAGAAGATTTCAGAGAATGCAACAGAATAATCCAGCTGAATTTTCGGACTGATTATTCTTTTATCCAGATATTCTTTTCAGACAGTTTAATTGTCATCGAGACCAACTGTAAGCGTCTTAAGTTGGTATGCATTTTGACAGATGAAGCTTTGAACTTTAATTGAAAGCTGGAACCTTGTATGACACTCTAAACCAGCAAGAAGAATGCTTGCAACTGAAATTACCATCTTTTGGGCTTTATGTATAAATCTTGTATGGTACGGAATATACAATTCTTGGGCTTCATCGATGCAATATTGGATTGCAACCCACTTCTTAGAATCTTAATGAATTCCATCTCTATGGTACTGTATGACCTGGAAGAAAACCTGCCCAGAAATCATTCTTATGCATATCTGGCTAAAGATTCTTCGTATATTTTCTGTCTctctttcattttattttttttgtagaagCTGCACAAGggcttttttttcccttcattttTGGACAAGTCAAATCTCTATTTCTAA is a window from the Rosa chinensis cultivar Old Blush chromosome 2, RchiOBHm-V2, whole genome shotgun sequence genome containing:
- the LOC112189273 gene encoding uncharacterized protein LOC112189273, with translation MRFKKGSNVEVLRKKEVPSGSWCCAKIICRDGHKYTVRYDGVEAANDETVVERVHRTAIRPCPPPLEVTENWVPGDVVEVFDNFSWKMATISDVLGSKYFLVRIVGSCREYKVGKLEVRVRQFWQDDKWVVVGKGSSQYENGKHGAISTLKYSQKSCLEAQKVNFQKSHTASSQNLKRGSSYLYSQDEAHGGGTEKFRVVEKECRCHRVIASNLSRFAEQVDVALPSQMLGGKEIRASLNNGTTVLSVVDLEKRNPSGNVGCLFAVNLKSEDVDTVTCSVGSCSIGSNDPYKSPHHVSSGSTGDFEDQFCDAQSVCQLGYEEGNCVLPTKKDLAAEIHRLELQAYRCTIEALHASGPLSWEQEELVTNLRLSLHISNDEHLMELRNLISTDNNIQIR